One window from the genome of Eleginops maclovinus isolate JMC-PN-2008 ecotype Puerto Natales chromosome 15, JC_Emac_rtc_rv5, whole genome shotgun sequence encodes:
- the esr1 gene encoding estrogen receptor produces MLLRQSPVQSRQPCGPALRPRISPAFTELETLSPQRPSPPPCAPFSEMYPEESRGSGGVATVDFLEGTYDYAAPTPAPTPLYSHSTTGYYSPPLDAHGQPSDGSLQSLGSGPTSPLVFVPSSPRLSPFMHPPSHHYLETTSTPVYRSSQQSVSREDQCGTSDESFGVGESGASAEARGFEMVKETRFCAVCSDYASGYHYGVWSCEGCKAFFKRSIQGHNDYMCPATNQCTIDRNRRKSCQACRLRKCYEVGMMKGGVRKDRGHVLRRDKRRTATVDRDKASKDLEYTTVPTQDGRKRSSACGGGVRSTLNGMPPDQVLLLLQGAEPPILCSRQKLSRPYTEVTIMTLLTSMADKELVHMIAWAKKLPGFLQLGLHDQVQLLESSWLEVLMIGLVWRSIHCPGKLIFAQDLILDRNEGNCVEGMAEIFDMLLATASRFRLLKLKPEEFVCLKAIILLNSGAFSFCTGSMEALHDTVAVQIMLDTITDALIHHISQSGGSTQQQSRRQAQLLLLLSHIRHMSNKGMEHLYSMKCKNKVPLYDLLLEMLDAHRLHRPDRLGQPWTQADGELPTTPSAIGGGGSSSSGGAGPRISNESASRAPTVLQYGGSRSDCNPIL; encoded by the exons ATGTTGCTCAGGCAGAGTCCGGTGCAGAGCAGGCAGCCTTGTGGACCAGCACTCAGACCCAGGATCAGCCCAGCCttcacagagctggagaccctCTCCCCGCAGCGTCCCTCGCCTCCACCGTGTGCCCCCTTCAGTGAGATGTACCCTGAAGAGAGCCGAGGGTCTGGAGGGGTAGCCACTGTGGACTTCCTGGAAGGGACCTATGACTATGCTGCCCCAACTCCAGCCCCGACTCCTCTCTACAGCCACTCCACAACTGGCTATTACTCCCCTCCTCTGGACGCCCACGGACAACCCTCGGATGGCAGCCTTCAGTCCCTGGGGAGTGGGCCAACTAGTCCTCTTGTGTTTGTGCCCTCCAGCCCCCGACTCAGCCCCTTTATGCACCCACCCAGCCACCACTATTTGGAAACCACATCAACTCCCGTCTACAG GTCCAGTCAGCAGTCAGTTTCCAGAGAGGACCAGTGCGGCACCAGCGACGAGTCATTCGGTGTGGGGGAGTCAGGGGCCAGTGCCGAGGCCAGGGGGTTTGAGATGGTCAAAGAGACACGATTTTGTGCTGTGTGCAGTGACTATGCTTCTGGGTATCACTACGGGGTGTGGTCCTGTGAGGGCTGCAAGGCCTTTTTTAAGAGGAGCATCCAGG gTCACAATGACTATATGTGCCCAGCAACCAATCAGTGTACTATTGACAGGAATCGGAGGAAGAGCTGCCAGGCTTGCCGTCTTAGGAAGTGCTACGAAGTTGGCATGATGAAAGGAG GTGTGCGTAAGGACCGTGGCCATGTTTTGCGGCGTGACAAACGGCGGACGGCCACCGTCGACAGAGACAAGGCCTCTAAGGACCTGGAATACACGACTGTACCCACTCAGGACGGGAGGAAGCGCAGCAGTGCTTGTGGTGGAGGAGTAAGATCCACACTGAATGGCATGCCTCCTGACCAG gtgctcctcctgctccagggTGCGGAGCCTCCAATACTGTGCTCCCGTCAGAAGCTGAGCAGACCCTACACCGAGGTCACCATAATGACGCTGCTCACCAGCATGGCAGATAAGGAGCTGGTCCACATGATTGCCTGGGCCAAAAAGCTTCCAG GTTTCCTGCAGCTGGGCCTCCATGACCAGGTGCAGCTGCTGGAGAGCTCGTGGTTGGAGGTGCTGATGATTGGGCTCGTCTGGAGGTCCATCCACTGCCCTGGAAAACTCATCTTTGCTCAGGACCTCATACTGGACAG GAACGAAGGCAACTGTGTGGAAGGCATGGCGGAGATCTTCGACATGCTGCTGGCCACTGCTTCACGCTTCCGCTTGCTCAAACTCAAACCGGAGGAGTTTGTCTGTCTCAAAGCCATCATCTTGCTCAACTCTG gtgCCTTCTCTTTCTGCACCGGCTCCATGGAGGCCCTCCACGACACGGTGGCAGTGCAGATCATGCTTGACACCATCACAGACGCTCTCATACATCacatcagccaatcaggaggCTCGACACAACAGCAGTCCAGACGACAGGcccagctgctcctcctgctctcgCACATCAGGCACATGAG CAACAAAGGCATGGAGCATCTCTACAGCATGAAGTGCAAGAACAAGGTACCGCTGTACGACCTGCTGCTGGAGATGCTGGACGCTCACCGCCTCCACCGCCCGGACAGACTCGGTCAGCCCTGGACGCAGGCTGACGGAGAACTTCCCACCACCCCCAGCGCCATTGGAGGGGGAGGCAGCTCCTCTTCAGGAGGCGCAGGACCACGAATCAGCAATGAGAGCGCGAGCAGAGCCCCGACAGTCCTGCAGTACGGAGGCTCCCGCTCTGACTGCAACCCCATCctatga
- the armt1 gene encoding damage-control phosphatase ARMT1 isoform X3, whose amino-acid sequence MRNELQTDKPVIPLTDSLQDAECWNQYLQKHQKLHGDQESVSWFKSPWLYVECYMYRRIHEALWLNPPISDYDVFNEGKTQSFFESQQAVMTLCTHLEGVNSNIENLSKNQLFEHFNKLLQVSLWGNKCDLSISAGQDNSQKTSPIDSLISLQPFILVNDSNSVWSTLISAQTQGRSEKTTVRVDIVLDNAGFELVTDLVLADFLVSSGLAREVHFHGKSIPWFVSDVTAHDFQWTIQQTMAANHKCMSKIGYQWKSHLKDGVWSYHDHPFWTQPHEFCDMAADAPDLYANLQGADLVLFKGDLNYRKLTGDRDWDHTVGFGSALQGFGPAPLCSLRTLKANVQVGLQPGQAEKLTSQEPDWMTCGKYAVIQFYSSGGTERLSSGSPWAHMDS is encoded by the exons AtgaggaatgagctgcaaactGATAAGCCAGTAATACCACTGACAGACAGCCTGCAAGACGCAGAGTGTTGGAACCAGTATCTGCAGAAACATCAGAAGCTGCATGGAGACCAGGAGTCTGTCagctggttcaagtccccatgGCTTTATGTGGAGTGCTACATGTACCGCAGGATACATGAGGCCCTCTGGCTTAA tcCTCCCATCAGTGACTATGATGTCTTTAATGAAGGAAAGACTCAGAGCTTTTTTGAGTCTCAGCAGGCTGTGATGACCCTATGTACACACTTGGAGGGTGTCAACAGCAACATTGAAAATCTCTCCAAGAATCAACTGTTTGAGCATTTCAACAAACTGCTACAG GTTTCTTTATGGGGCAACAAGTGTGATCTCTCTATCTCTGCTGGCCAAGACAACTCCCAGAAGACCAGTCCAATAGATTCCCTCATCAGCCTACAACCCTTCATCTTGGTGAATGACTCCAACTCGGTATGGTCAACTCTAATTTCTGCCCAGACACAAGGACGTTCAGAGAAAACCACAGTCAGAGTGGACATTGTTCTGGACAATGCTGGCTTCGAGCTAGTCACTGACTTGGTCTTAGCCGATTTCCTGGTTTCCTCTGGCCTTGCTCGTGAGGTCCATTTCCACGGCAAATCCATTCCGTGGTTTGTCTCGGATGTCACAGCTCATGATTTTCAGTGGACCATCCAGCAGACCATGGCGGCGAATCACAAGTGCATGTCAAAGATTGGATACCAGTGGAAGAGCCACCTGAAGGACGGTGTGTGGTCCTATCATGATCATCCCTTCTGGACACAGCCCCATGAGTTCTGTGACATGGCAGCTGATGCACCTGACCTGTATGCAAACCTGCAGGGGGCAGACCTGGTGCTGTTTAAAGGGGATCTCAACTACAGAAAGCTGACAGGCGACAGAGACTGGGATCACACAGTGGGCTTTGGTTCGGCGTTACAAGGTTTTGGGCCTGCGCCACTGTGTAGCCTGAGGACTCTCAAGGCCAACGTACAGGTCGGTCTGCAGCCTGGCCAAGCGGAGAAGCTTACCTCCCAAGAACCAGACTGGATGACGTGCGGCAAATACGCTGTCATTCAGTTCTACAGCTCAGGCGGAACAGAAAGACTGAGCTCAGGATCTCCCTGGGCACATATGGATTCATAA
- the armt1 gene encoding damage-control phosphatase ARMT1 isoform X2 translates to MSPKSFAYLTVRDRLPTILTKVIDTIHRNKNKFFEEYGEEGIQAEKQTISLLSKMRNELQTDKPVIPLTDSLQDAECWNQYLQKHQKLHGDQESVSWFKSPWLYVECYMYRRIHEALWLNPPISDYDVFNEGKTQSFFESQQAVMTLCTHLEGVNSNIENLSKNQLFEHFNKLLQVSLWGNKCDLSISAGQDNSQKTSPIDSLISLQPFILVNDSNSVWSTLISAQTQGRSEKTTVRVDIVLDNAGFELVTDLVLADFLVSSGLAREVHFHGKSIPWFVSDVTAHDFQWTIQQTMAANHKCMSKIGYQWKSHLKDGVWSYHDHPFWTQPHEFCDMAADAPDLYANLQGADLVLFKGDLNYRKLTGDRDWDHTVGFGSALQGFGPAPLCSLRTLKANVQVGLQPGQAEKLTSQEPDWMTCGKYAVIQFYSSGGTERLSSGSPWAHMDS, encoded by the exons ATGTCTCCAAA GTCATTTGCCTATTTGACTGTGAGAGACAGATTGCCCACCATCCTGACTAAAGTTATAGACACGATACATCgcaacaaaaacaagttttttGAAGAATATGGAGAG GAGGGTATCCAGGCAGAGAAGCAAACAATATCTCTGCTGTCTAAGAtgaggaatgagctgcaaactGATAAGCCAGTAATACCACTGACAGACAGCCTGCAAGACGCAGAGTGTTGGAACCAGTATCTGCAGAAACATCAGAAGCTGCATGGAGACCAGGAGTCTGTCagctggttcaagtccccatgGCTTTATGTGGAGTGCTACATGTACCGCAGGATACATGAGGCCCTCTGGCTTAA tcCTCCCATCAGTGACTATGATGTCTTTAATGAAGGAAAGACTCAGAGCTTTTTTGAGTCTCAGCAGGCTGTGATGACCCTATGTACACACTTGGAGGGTGTCAACAGCAACATTGAAAATCTCTCCAAGAATCAACTGTTTGAGCATTTCAACAAACTGCTACAG GTTTCTTTATGGGGCAACAAGTGTGATCTCTCTATCTCTGCTGGCCAAGACAACTCCCAGAAGACCAGTCCAATAGATTCCCTCATCAGCCTACAACCCTTCATCTTGGTGAATGACTCCAACTCGGTATGGTCAACTCTAATTTCTGCCCAGACACAAGGACGTTCAGAGAAAACCACAGTCAGAGTGGACATTGTTCTGGACAATGCTGGCTTCGAGCTAGTCACTGACTTGGTCTTAGCCGATTTCCTGGTTTCCTCTGGCCTTGCTCGTGAGGTCCATTTCCACGGCAAATCCATTCCGTGGTTTGTCTCGGATGTCACAGCTCATGATTTTCAGTGGACCATCCAGCAGACCATGGCGGCGAATCACAAGTGCATGTCAAAGATTGGATACCAGTGGAAGAGCCACCTGAAGGACGGTGTGTGGTCCTATCATGATCATCCCTTCTGGACACAGCCCCATGAGTTCTGTGACATGGCAGCTGATGCACCTGACCTGTATGCAAACCTGCAGGGGGCAGACCTGGTGCTGTTTAAAGGGGATCTCAACTACAGAAAGCTGACAGGCGACAGAGACTGGGATCACACAGTGGGCTTTGGTTCGGCGTTACAAGGTTTTGGGCCTGCGCCACTGTGTAGCCTGAGGACTCTCAAGGCCAACGTACAGGTCGGTCTGCAGCCTGGCCAAGCGGAGAAGCTTACCTCCCAAGAACCAGACTGGATGACGTGCGGCAAATACGCTGTCATTCAGTTCTACAGCTCAGGCGGAACAGAAAGACTGAGCTCAGGATCTCCCTGGGCACATATGGATTCATAA
- the armt1 gene encoding damage-control phosphatase ARMT1 isoform X1, protein MMAADQTVHGVPPSLSAKVVGSFAYLTVRDRLPTILTKVIDTIHRNKNKFFEEYGEEGIQAEKQTISLLSKMRNELQTDKPVIPLTDSLQDAECWNQYLQKHQKLHGDQESVSWFKSPWLYVECYMYRRIHEALWLNPPISDYDVFNEGKTQSFFESQQAVMTLCTHLEGVNSNIENLSKNQLFEHFNKLLQVSLWGNKCDLSISAGQDNSQKTSPIDSLISLQPFILVNDSNSVWSTLISAQTQGRSEKTTVRVDIVLDNAGFELVTDLVLADFLVSSGLAREVHFHGKSIPWFVSDVTAHDFQWTIQQTMAANHKCMSKIGYQWKSHLKDGVWSYHDHPFWTQPHEFCDMAADAPDLYANLQGADLVLFKGDLNYRKLTGDRDWDHTVGFGSALQGFGPAPLCSLRTLKANVQVGLQPGQAEKLTSQEPDWMTCGKYAVIQFYSSGGTERLSSGSPWAHMDS, encoded by the exons ATGATGGCGGCTGATCAAACTGTTCACGGAGTTCCTCCTTCCCTGTCTGCTAAAGTGGTTGG GTCATTTGCCTATTTGACTGTGAGAGACAGATTGCCCACCATCCTGACTAAAGTTATAGACACGATACATCgcaacaaaaacaagttttttGAAGAATATGGAGAG GAGGGTATCCAGGCAGAGAAGCAAACAATATCTCTGCTGTCTAAGAtgaggaatgagctgcaaactGATAAGCCAGTAATACCACTGACAGACAGCCTGCAAGACGCAGAGTGTTGGAACCAGTATCTGCAGAAACATCAGAAGCTGCATGGAGACCAGGAGTCTGTCagctggttcaagtccccatgGCTTTATGTGGAGTGCTACATGTACCGCAGGATACATGAGGCCCTCTGGCTTAA tcCTCCCATCAGTGACTATGATGTCTTTAATGAAGGAAAGACTCAGAGCTTTTTTGAGTCTCAGCAGGCTGTGATGACCCTATGTACACACTTGGAGGGTGTCAACAGCAACATTGAAAATCTCTCCAAGAATCAACTGTTTGAGCATTTCAACAAACTGCTACAG GTTTCTTTATGGGGCAACAAGTGTGATCTCTCTATCTCTGCTGGCCAAGACAACTCCCAGAAGACCAGTCCAATAGATTCCCTCATCAGCCTACAACCCTTCATCTTGGTGAATGACTCCAACTCGGTATGGTCAACTCTAATTTCTGCCCAGACACAAGGACGTTCAGAGAAAACCACAGTCAGAGTGGACATTGTTCTGGACAATGCTGGCTTCGAGCTAGTCACTGACTTGGTCTTAGCCGATTTCCTGGTTTCCTCTGGCCTTGCTCGTGAGGTCCATTTCCACGGCAAATCCATTCCGTGGTTTGTCTCGGATGTCACAGCTCATGATTTTCAGTGGACCATCCAGCAGACCATGGCGGCGAATCACAAGTGCATGTCAAAGATTGGATACCAGTGGAAGAGCCACCTGAAGGACGGTGTGTGGTCCTATCATGATCATCCCTTCTGGACACAGCCCCATGAGTTCTGTGACATGGCAGCTGATGCACCTGACCTGTATGCAAACCTGCAGGGGGCAGACCTGGTGCTGTTTAAAGGGGATCTCAACTACAGAAAGCTGACAGGCGACAGAGACTGGGATCACACAGTGGGCTTTGGTTCGGCGTTACAAGGTTTTGGGCCTGCGCCACTGTGTAGCCTGAGGACTCTCAAGGCCAACGTACAGGTCGGTCTGCAGCCTGGCCAAGCGGAGAAGCTTACCTCCCAAGAACCAGACTGGATGACGTGCGGCAAATACGCTGTCATTCAGTTCTACAGCTCAGGCGGAACAGAAAGACTGAGCTCAGGATCTCCCTGGGCACATATGGATTCATAA
- the zbtb2b gene encoding zinc finger and BTB domain-containing protein 2b: MELANHGLILLQQLNAQREFGFLCDCTVAIGDVFFKAHKAVLAAFSNYFRMLFIHQDSDCVRLKAADIQPDIFSYLLNLMYTGKLAPQLIDPARLEQGVRFLHAYPLLQEASQSVYSHSEQHNINLSTSLYGIQISDQQVGLSARLPTRRQISSPFDMEQFSSEGKFPSIPAATTTFANSLLSKLSSSAQDMEASTSGTKPALEEGGMEMLSADGSSASAILNVKPSIMKRNSSFRKHYSCHLCRSRFNQRSLLREHLFQHTQALHQAPAEPSNALSPTNALSPTMSRLNSMLELEGVLKGSKSGLSASAATTAVEIISDSEQTPVSGTNSDSPRAEVSTSSWGVGGMNSQADTPPPSDIADIDNLESADLDREVKRRKYECSTCGRKFIQKSHWREHMYIHTGKPFKCSACGKSFCRANQAARHVCLNQGVDSYTMVDRQSMELCAAGDDSSQMEAMFMGSSKPYKCNICATTFSSPNEVIKHLCFTQGGLVGLQGSAEAGMLLQREEFSKDEGSDLSNSGTPLEPIKTEEILVE; the protein is encoded by the exons ATGGAGTTGGCCAACCATGGTCTTatcctgctgcagcagcttaACGCTCAGAGGGAGTTTGGCTTCCTGTGCGACTGCACTGTGGCTATCGGAGATGTCTTCTTCAAAGCCCACAAAGCTGTCCTCGCTGCCTTCTCAAACTACTTCAGAATGCTCTTCATTCACCAGGACAG TGACTGTGTGCGCTTGAAGGCCGCTGACATACAGCCAGATATCTTCAGCTACCTCCTCAACCTGATGTACACAGGCAAGCTGGCACCCCAGCTCATAGACCCTGCACGACTGGAGCAGGGGGTCCGATTCCTGCATGCCTACCCACTATTGCAGGAGGCCAGCCAGTCTGTGTATTCACACTCTGAGCAGCACAACATCAACCTCTCCACCTCCCTCTACGGCATCCAGATCTCGGACCAGCAGGTAGGGCTGTCTGCTAGATTGCCCACTCGACGGCAGATCTCCTCTCCCTTTGACATGGAGCAGTTCAGCTCGGAGGGGAAGTTTCCGTCCATTCCAGCTGCCACAACTACATTCGCAAATTCCTTACTGTCCAAGCTTAGTTCCTCAGCCCAAGACATGGAGGCCTCAACCAGTGGCACTAAGCCTGCattggaggagggggggatggAGATGCTAAGTGCAGATGGTTCCTCAGCCAGTGCCATCCTCAATGTAAAGCCCAGCATCATGAAGAGGAATTCCTCTTTCAGGAAGCATTACTCCTGTCATCTGTGCAGGAGTCGATTCAACCAGAGGAGCCTGCTGAGAGAACATCTCTTCCAACACACCCAGGCTCTACATCAGGCACCAGCCGAGCCCAGCAACGCTCTCTCGCCGACCAACGCTCTCTCGCCCACCATGAGCCGACTTAATAGCATGCTAGAGTTAGAGGGGGTCCTGAAGGGAAGCAAGTCAGGGTTGAGTGCCTCGGCTGCCACCACAGCAGTAGAGATAATCAGCGACAGCGAGCAGACGCCCGTTTCAGGCACCAACTCGGACTCTCCCCGGGCCGAGGTGTCCACCTCCAGCTGGGGGGTGGGAGGAATGAACTCTCAGGCAGACACACCGCCTCCGTCAGACATTGCAGACATCGACAACCTGGAGAGCGCCGACCTGGACCGGGAAGTGAAGCGGCGGAAGTACGAATGCTCCACCTGTGGGCGTAAGTTTATTCAAAAGAGCCACTGGCGCGAACACATGTACATCCACACAGGGAAGCCCTTTAAATGCAGTGCATGTGGCAAGAGCTTCTGCCGGGCCAACCAGGCGGCCCGCCACGTGTGCCTGAACCAGGGGGTGGACTCGTACACCATGGTGGACCGGCAGAGTATGGAGCTGTGCGCTGCAGGCGACGACAGCAGCCAGATGGAGGCCATGTTCATGGGCTCGTCAAAGCCTTACAAGTGTAACATTTGTGCGACCACCTTCTCCAGTCCCAATGAGGTGATCAAACACTTGTGCTTTACTCAAGGGGGATTAGTGGGGCTGCAGGGAAGCGCCGAGGCAGGGATGCTGCTCCAGCGCGAAGAGTTCTCCAAAGATGAAGGCTCGGATTTGTCCAACTCTGGTACCCCACTGGAACCCATAAAGACTGAGGAAATCCTTGTAGAGTAG